A genomic region of Anopheles coustani chromosome 3, idAnoCousDA_361_x.2, whole genome shotgun sequence contains the following coding sequences:
- the LOC131260008 gene encoding WD repeat-containing protein 91, with product MAHIQYVDGLIREYILFRGFSNTLKAFDSELKSDKDKSFRVDKVIEQILLLIHNHDLQGLRELWAHLNNHLFRNLEHHFATAVNKLEQSVLKFYLIVAYTSNKTDKITEFFTKLSSELVNQSEWKEWFFFPFCKNPEEHAAFAVCFSKQWQDTLLISLHNFLSTIYQCMPQPIIAKAESEGCLIKKLQEENALLRSKLSTIQQQQLQQQYLQTAGPGSHHSRLSASSGGDQRLTADGRIRYSSRPSSSMLSLNDLQPFGIPPPTHIVDDFYIIAQESNSMGNAAEGQARGLKSLIRNIGSGGSPVLGRREAVLERNKKRSGSVGSRGNWIHS from the exons ATGGCACACATCCAGTACGTGGACGGTTTAATTCGAGAATATATCCTTTTCCGTGGGTTTTCCAACACGCTAAAAGCGTTCGATAGTGAGCTAAAGAGTGATAAAGATAAAAGTTTTCGTGTGGACAAAGTTATCGAGCAAATACTGCTGCTGATACACAATCACGACCTGCAGGGGTTGCGCGAGCTGTGGGCCCATTTAAATAATCACCTGTTCCGTAATTTGGAGCACCATTTCGCCACCG CTGTTAATAAGCTGGAGCAATCTGTACTGAAGTTTTACCTCATCGTCGCCTATACTTCGAATAAGACGGATAAAATAACAGAGTTCTTCACCAAACTTTCATCGGAGTTGGTAAACCAAAGCGAATGGAAAGAGTGGTTCT TTTTCCCGTTTTGCAAAAACCCAGAAGAACATGCAGCATTTGCCGTCTGCTTTAGTAAGCAATGGCAGGACACTTTGCTCATTTCACTGCACAACTTCCTATCGACTATCTATCAATGTATGCCGCAGCCAATCATCGCAAAGGCCGAATCTGAGGGATGTCTAATAAAGAAACTGCAGGAAGAAAATGCTCTACTGCGAAGCAAATTGAGCACCATTCAGCAACAGCAATTGCAGCAGCAGTATCTGCAGACGGCTGGTCCCGGAAGTCATCACTCGCGGCTCAGTGCTTCATCGGGCGGAGATCAACGGCTCACGGCGGACGGTCGAATTCGGTACTCGTCGCGGCCATCGTCAAGCATGCTTTCGCTGAACGATCTGCAACCGTTCGGCATTCCTCCACCCACCCACATCGTGGATGATTTCTACATTATCGCACAGGAGTCGAACAGTATGGGGAACGCGGCTGAGGGACAGGCCAGGGGTTTGAAGTCGCTGATAAGAAACATAGGATCCGGTGGAAGCCCCGTGCTCGGGCGACGTGAGGCCGTGctagaacgaaacaaaaaacgttCCGGCAGTGTAGGAAGTCGCGGTAATTGGATTCATAGTTGA
- the LOC131260000 gene encoding regulator of G-protein signaling 7-like, whose protein sequence is MVTKKSVDIEKEKLAKNMYSSSSSAGTGIPAKASGTGVGSGSSGTAVVSFSATTMANSSSHMAQQILPHGGQDAPNILVYKKMEAIVERMQTEGTGVSVRTVKAFMSKVPSVFTGADLIQWIMANLTVDDISEALHLAHLLASHGYLFPIDDHQLTVRNDGTFYRFQTPYFWPSNFWEPENTDYAIYLCKRTMQNKTRLELADYEAENLAKLQKMFSRKWEFIFMQAEAQSKVDKKRDKLERKVLDSQERAFWDVHRPMPGCVNTTEMDIKKAYRKGASTLGSGSAGTAAHSNPAETMAKTITLLKQKLDRRTIKVSKVAESYISYYEQYSEFDYFLSTSDHPNPWQTDNTEFWDAEKLGKDIPMKRVKRWGFSLRELLNDPVGREQFTKFLDKEFSGENLKFWEAIQDMKALPQSQIKDAAQAIWNEYLAPDAACPVNIDSKSLELAREVVKEGAAQPSRWCFDVAADHVFYLMKSDSYSRFLRSDMYKECLNGSKKKTSVKGLRIFSGRKDTPVIN, encoded by the exons ATGGTTACGAAGAAAAGTGTCGacatagaaaaagaaaaacttgcgAAAAACATGTACTCGAGCTCGAGCAGCGCCGGGACGGGCATTCCGGCCAAGGCGTCCGGCACGGGAGTGGGCAGTGGCAGCTCCGGCACTGCGGTCGTAAGCTTCAGCGCCACCACGAtggccaacagcagcagccacaTGGCGCAGCAGATCCTACCCCACGGTGGCCAGGATGCACCGAACATTCTGGTCTACAAAAAGATGGAGGCCATCGTCGAGCGCATGCAAACGGAGGGGACAGGCGTGTCGGTGCGCACGGTGAAGGCGTTCATGAGTAAGGTACCGTCGGTGTTTACCGGGGCCGATCTGATCCAGTGGATCATGGCCAACCTAACGGTGGACGATATTAGCGAGGCACTTCATCTGGCCCATCTGCTCGCTTCCCATGGGTACCTTTTCCCGATCGACGACCACCAGCTGACGGTGCGAAACGACGGCACGTTCTACCGCTTCCAGACGCCGTACTTCTGGCCGTCTAACTTCTGGGAACCGGAGAACACCGACTACGCCATCTATCTGTGCAAGCGCACGATGCAGAATAAGACGCGCCTAGAGCTGGCCGACTACGAGGCTGAGAACCTGGCCAAGCTGCAGAAGATGTTCTCGCGCAAGTGGGagttcatcttcatgcaggcTGAAGCACAGAGCAAGGTGGACAAGAAGCGCGACAAACTCGAGCGCAAGGTGCTGGACTCGCAGGAGCGCGCCTTCTGGGACGTGCACCGGCCGATGCCGGGCTGCGTTAACACGACCGAGATGGACATCAAGAAGGCGTACCGGAAAGGCGCTTCGACGCTCGGATCCGGTTCGGCCGGGACGGCCGCCCACAGCAATCCGGCGGAAACGATGGCCAAGACGATTACGCTGCTAAAGCAGAAGCTGGACCGGCGCACGATCAAGGTGTCCAAGGTGGCCGAATC GTACATTTCGTACTACGAACAGTACAGTGAGTTCGATTACTTCCTTTCGACGTCGGACCATCCTAACCCGTGGCAAACGGATAACACCGAGTTTTGGGATGCCGAGAAGCTTGG CAAGGACATACCGATGAAGCGAGTTAAACGTTGGGGTTTTAGCCTCCGGGAGCTGCTCAACGATCCGGTCGGAAGGGAACAGTTCACCAAATTTTTGGACAAAGAGTTTAGCGGagaaaatttaaa ATTCTGGGAGGCAATACAGGACATGAAGGCATTGCCGCAATCACAGATAAAGGACGCGGCGCAGGCCATCTGGAACGAGTACCTCGCGCCGGACGCCGCATGCCCGGTCAACATCGACTCGAAGTCGCTCGAGCTCGCCCGGGAGGTGGTGAAGGAGGGTGCGGCCCAGCCGAGCCGCTGGTGCTTCGACGTTGCCGCCGATCACGTGTTTTATCTCATGAAGAGCGACTCCTACTCGCGCTTCCTGCGTTCCGACATGTATAAAGAATGTCTGAACGGCTCGAAAAAGAAG ACCTCCGTTAAAGGACTTCGAATATTTTCCGGAAGAAAAGACACGCCTGTGATAAATTAA
- the LOC131260018 gene encoding ER membrane protein complex subunit 6 isoform X1, with product MSTTRVKTRETKSGEVIAYSDTAIRNNASAVEYCRTSMAALSGSTAGVLGLTGILGFLFYVLAVLCLWQMLLLKSGSNWEKYFISRKSLLTHGFLSGLCTYVLFWTFLYGMVHVY from the exons ATGTCGACGACAAGGGTGAAAACTAGGGAAACCAAATCCGGAGAGGTGATCGCTTACAGCGACACTGCGATCAGGAACAATGCATCTGCCGTCGAGTATTGCAGGACGTCGATGGCTGCTCTTTCAGGAAGCACCGCTG GCGTTCTCGGACTAACCGGCATTCTGGGATTCCTGTTCTACGTGCTGGCGGTGTTGTGTCTATGGCAAATGCTACTGCTGAAGTCGGGCTCAAATTGGGAAAAGTATTTCATCAGCCGGAAAAGTCTGCTCACACACGGCTTCCTGAGCGGATTGTGCACCTACGTGCTGTTCTGGACGTTCCTGTACGGTATGGTGCACGTGTACTGA
- the LOC131260014 gene encoding large ribosomal subunit protein mL40-like, giving the protein MWNIPVLGRFSSLLGHARTFHSSSGLLFRCTPALCAEPLKKKKKLDPQIIKQREERKRKRLEKQIRRLEKNARQLKPIEELETPMELIDEQGKRRRAKPSLTPELIEGRALLEKQWAKFKMQEKLADYQLFDRIMAAQTKALNELKLESEGLYQQAIQPDPALVPFGAEGPVATPPIKNYEQPDGEYIDVSKKWE; this is encoded by the exons atGTGGAACATTCCTGTTTTAGGCCG ATTCTCATCACTGCTGGGGCATGCCAGAACGTTTCATAGCAGCAGCGGTCTGCTTTTCCGGTGCACCCCGGCACTCTGTGCAGAACcattgaaaaagaagaaaaagctcGACCCACAAATCATCAAACAACGAGAAGAGCGCAAAAGAAAACggctggaaaaacaaatcagacGCTTGGAAAAGAATGCCCGTCAGCTGAAGCCAATCGAGGAGCTGGAAACGCCGATGGAACTTATCGATGAGCAAGG GAAACGAAGGCGTGCCAAGCCTAGTCTAACGCCAGAGCTTATCGAGGGTCGCGCATTGCTGGAGAAGCAATGGGCCAAGTTCAAGATGCAGGAGAAACTAGCAGACTATCAACTGTTCGACCGGATTATGGCCGCCCAGACGAAGGCATTAAATGAATTGAAGCTAGAGTCCGAAGGGTTGTACCAACAAGCCATCCAACCTGATCCGGCGTTGGTCCCTTTTGGTGCGGAGGGACCAGTGGCAACACCTCCAATCAAAAACTACGAGCAACCGGATGGCGAATACATTGACGTGTCGAAAAAATGGGAGTAA
- the LOC131260004 gene encoding ferrochelatase, mitochondrial: protein MHSFLRKVISPTTANHGLQQFRTVATKPRTAVVMLNMGGPQNTDQVHDYLLNIMTDRDMIQLPVQSKLGPWIAKRRTPEVQKKYSEIGGGSPILKWTNLQGELMCKQLDKLSPETAPHKHYVAFRYVNPLTEDTFREVERDQPERVVLFSQYPQYSCATSGSSFNAIYTHYKDNPSKGLANARWSMIDRWGTHPLLAKTFADNIRKELEKFPQEKRKEVVLLFSAHSLPLRAVNRGDAYPSEVGATVQNVMAELGWAQPYCLVWQSKVGPLPWLEPFTEDAIKGYIKQGKKNFILVPIAFVNEHIETLHELDIEYCQELAHEVGAEKIGRAAAPNDHPLFIEALADVVQKHLASGVTVGPKFLLRCPACVNSKCSASKRWYNELCN, encoded by the exons atgcattcgtTTTTGAGAAAAGTTATTTCCCCAACCACTGCCAACCACG GTCTTCAACAGTTCCGTACTGTGGCGACGAAACCACGTACGGCGGTGGTAATGCTGAACATGGGAGGACCGCAGAACACCGATCAAGTACACGATTACTTGCTCAACATTATGACTGACCGCGACATGATCCAGCTGCCGGTTCAAAG CAAACTCGGCCCGTGGATTGCGAAGCGACGTACACCAGAGGTACAGAAGAAGTATTCGGAAATCGGCGGCGGGTCGCCGATCCTCAAGTGGACCAATCTACAGGGCGAACTGATGTGTAAGCAGCTGGATAAGCTTTCACCAGAAACTGCCCCCCACAAGCACTACGTAGCCTTCCGGTACGTCAACCCACTGACGGAGGACACGTTCCGAGAGGTGGAACGCGACCAGCCGGAGCGAGTCGTGCTGTTCTCGCAGTATCCGCAGTACAGCTGTGCGACATCCGGTTCGAGTTTCAATGCTATCTACACACACTACAAGGATAACCCCTCGAAAGGGCTAGCAAATGCACGCTGGAGCATGATTGATCGCTGGGGTACGCATCCACTGCTGGCGAAAACGTTTGCCGACAACATCCGCAAGGAACTGGAAAAGTTCCCCCAAGAGAAGCGGAAAGAGGTTGTGCTACTCTTCTCCGCCCATTCGCTGCCCCTGCGGGCAGTCAACAGGGGCGATGCGTACCCGTCGGAGGTGGGTGCAACGGTGCAGAACGTCATGGCCGAGCTAGGTTGGGCGCAACCGTACTGCCTGGTTTGGCAGTCGAAGGTTGGCCCACTGCCCTGGCTGGAACCGTTCACCGAGGACGCCATCAAAGGCTACATTAAGCAGGGTAAGAAGAATTTCATCCTCGTACCAATTGCATTTGTAAACGAGCACATCGAGACACTACACGAGCTTGACATTGAGTACTGCCAGGAGCTGGCACACGAGGTCGGGGCGGAAAAAATTGGCCGAGCGGCCGCCCCCAATGATCACCCGCTGTTCATCGAGGCACTCGCCGATGTGGTGCAGAAGCATTTAGCCAGTGGGGTCACCGTGGGACCAAAATTCCTGTTGCGCTGTCCGGCATGTGTGAACTCAAAGTGTTCGGCCAGCAAACGGTGGTACAACGAATTGTGCAATTGA
- the LOC131260011 gene encoding annexin B10-like, whose protein sequence is MSWYYTPVPTVVPAADFNPSADAAALRKAMKGFGTDEQAIIDILCARSNAQRQEIAAAFSRDLGRDLVKDLKSELSGKFEDVIIGLMQPPLNYLCQQLYKAMDGIGTDEKALIEILCSQNNETMHEIARLYEQLYSRPLAEHVCTETSGNFRRLLTMIITGSREAPGTVNPELAVQQAKQLYDAGEGRFGTDESAFYKILTHASFDQLEYIFEEYKKLTGRTIEQALKNELSGDLYNALRAIVECVQMAPHFFAGKLFKSMDGMGTDDKTLIRIIVSRSEIDLQNIKDEYEQMYNKTLLSAVQSDTSGDYKKALCAIIGKA, encoded by the exons ATGTCTTGGTACTATACG CCCGTACCGACCGTGGTTCCCGCGGCAGATTTCAACCCGTCGGCAGATGCGGCCGCCCTGAGGAAAGCGATGAAGGGTTTCGGCACCGATGAGCAAGCAATCATCGATATTCTGTGCGCACGATCGAATGCCCAGCGACAGGAGATTGCGGCCGCGTTCAGTCGCGACCTTGGCCGCGATCTGGTGAAGGATCTCAAGTCGGAGCTCAGTGGCAAGTTCGAGGACGTGATCATTGGGCTGATGCAGCCCCCGTTGAACTACCTGTGCCAGCAGCTGTACAAGGCGATGGATGGAATCGGTACGGACGAGAAAGCACTGATTGAGATACTGTGCTCGCAGAACAACGAGACAATGCATGAGATTGCGCGCCTTTATGAGCAGCTGTACAGCCGGCCCCTTGCCGAGCACGTCTGCACTGAAACGTCGGGCAACTTCCGGCGACTGCTGACGATGATCATTACCGGCAGCCGTGAGGCGCCCGGAACCGTCAATCCAGAGCTGGCCGTGCAGCAAGCGAAACAGTTGTACGACGCCGGCGAGGGTCGCTTCGGTACGGACGAGTCGGCGTTCTACAAAATATTGACACACGCTTCCTTCGACCAGCTGGAGTACATATTTGAGGAGTACAAAAAGTTGACCGGCCGTACAATCGAACAGGCACTGAAGAACGAGCTGAGTGGTGACTTGTATAACGCCCTCAGGGCGATCGTTGAATGCGTCCAGATGGCGCCACACTTTTTTGCCGGGAAGCTGTTCAAATCCATGGACGGCATGGGCACGGACGATAAGACACTTATTCGCATCATCGTTAGTCGCTCGGAGATAGATCTGCAGAATATCAAAGATGAATATGAGCAGATGTACAACAAGACACTCCTCAGTGCCGTTCAG AGCGATACTTCTGGGGATTACAAAAAAGCTCTCTGCGCCATCATTGGAAAGGCATAA
- the LOC131260010 gene encoding annexin B10-like: protein MSWYYTPVPTVVPAEEFDASADANALRAAMKGFGTDEQAIIDILCARSNAQRQQIMEQYTSELGRDLIEDLKSELGGKFEDVIVGLMMPPEKYLCKQMHKAMDGIGTDEDTLIEVLAPQTNEEVKKIVDCYEDMYGRPLAEHLCSETSGSFRRLLTMIIVGARDPQGTVDANLAVEQANQLYNAGEGKLGTDEEVFYKLLAHCSFDQLEIVFDEYKKLSGQTIEQAMKHELSGELYEALSAIVECVQMAPHFFAKRLHKAMDGMGTDDAKLIRIIISRSEIDLQNVKDEYEQMYNKTLLSAVRNECSGDYKRALCALIGGA, encoded by the exons ATGTCCTGGTATTACACG CCCGTCCCAACGGTTGTTCCGGCGGAGGAATTCGACGCTTCCGCGGACGCCAATGCGTTACGGGCGGCGATGAAAGGCTTTGGAACGGATGAGCAGGCCATCATTGACATTCTTTGCGCTCGCAGCAACGCCCAACGTCAGCAAATTATGGAACAATATACAAGCGAACTTGGTCGG GATTTAATCGAGGACTTGAAATCCGAGCTCGGCGGTAAGTTTGAAGACGTTATCGTCGGTTTGATGATGCCGCCGGAGAAGTATCTGTGCAAGCAGATGCACAAGGCGATGGACGGCATCGGGACGGATGAGGATACGCTGATCGAAGTGCTTGCGCCGCAAACGAACGAGGAGGTAAAGAAGATCGTCGATTGCTACGAGGATATGTATGGTCGCCCTCTGGCGGAGCATTTGTGCAGTGAAACGTCCGGAAGCTTCCGGCGCCTACTGACGATGATCATCGTTGGGGCTCGCGATCCGCAAGGAACCGTTGACGCGAACCTAGCCGTCGAGCAGGCGAACCAACTGTACAATGCGGGAGAAGGCAAGCTCGGTACAGACGAGGAGGTGTTCTACAAACTCCTGGCGCACTGTAGCTTCGATCAGCTGGAGATCGTGTTTGACGAGTACAAGAAACTTTCCGGTCAAACGATTGAACAAGCGATGAAACACGAATTGAGCGGTGAGCTGTATGAAGCGCTCAGTGCCATCGTAGAGTGCGTCCAGATGGCACCACATTTCTTCGCCAAACGACTCCACAAGGCTATGGATGGCATGGGCACGGACGACGCAAAGCTGATCCGTATCATCATCTCGCGCTCGGAGATCGATCTTCAGAACGTCAAGGACGAGTACGAGCAGATGTACAACAAAACGCTGCTGAGCGCAGTACGG AATGAATGCTCCGGAGATTACAAGCGTGCCCTGTGCGCATTGATCGGTGGTGCCTAA
- the LOC131260018 gene encoding ER membrane protein complex subunit 6 isoform X2: MVGKVKTRETKSGEVIAYSDTAIRNNASAVEYCRTSMAALSGSTAGVLGLTGILGFLFYVLAVLCLWQMLLLKSGSNWEKYFISRKSLLTHGFLSGLCTYVLFWTFLYGMVHVY; encoded by the exons ATGGTTGGAaa GGTGAAAACTAGGGAAACCAAATCCGGAGAGGTGATCGCTTACAGCGACACTGCGATCAGGAACAATGCATCTGCCGTCGAGTATTGCAGGACGTCGATGGCTGCTCTTTCAGGAAGCACCGCTG GCGTTCTCGGACTAACCGGCATTCTGGGATTCCTGTTCTACGTGCTGGCGGTGTTGTGTCTATGGCAAATGCTACTGCTGAAGTCGGGCTCAAATTGGGAAAAGTATTTCATCAGCCGGAAAAGTCTGCTCACACACGGCTTCCTGAGCGGATTGTGCACCTACGTGCTGTTCTGGACGTTCCTGTACGGTATGGTGCACGTGTACTGA
- the LOC131260009 gene encoding annexin B10-like, with protein MSWYYTPVPTVEPVEDFDPSADANALRKAMKGFGTDEKAIIDILCARSNEQRQVIAATFKRELGRELIDDLKSELGGKFEDVILALMLPPPAYLSKQLHKAMDGIGTDEKAIIEILAPQTNDEVKEIVACYEEMYGRPLAEHLCSETSGSFRRLLTMIVVGARDPQGTVDPDLAVEQAKQLYDAGEGKLGTDEAVFYKILAHASYDQLEIVFDEYKSLSGRTIEQALKAELSGELYDALSAIVECVQMAPHFFAKRLHKAMDGLGTDDATLIRIIVSRSEIDLQNIKDEFEQMYDKTLTSAVKSETSGDYKRALCALIGEA; from the exons ATGTCGTGGTATTACACA CCTGTACCGACTGTGGAGCCGGTGGAAGATTTCGATCCATCCGCGGATGCAAATGCTCTCCGCAAAGCGATGAAGGGCTTCGGCACCGACGAAAAAGCAATTATCGATATTCTGTGTGCGCGATCTAATGAACAACGCCAGGTGATCGCCGCTACGTTCAAGCGCGAACTGGGACGG GAGTTGATCGACGATCTGAAGTCGGAGTTGGGCGGAAAGTTTGAAGATGTCATCCTCGCGTTGATGCTTCCTCCGCCGGCTTATCTCTCCAAGCAGCTGCACAAGGCGATGGACGGTATCGGTACGGACGAGAAGGCTATCATTGAAATCCTTGCTCCACAAACCAATGACGAGGTCAAGGAAATTGTCGCTTGTTATGAGGAGATGTACGGTCGGCCGCTGGCCGAACATTTGTGCAGTGAAACGTCCGGAAGCTTCCGGCGCCTACTGACGATGATCGTCGTAGGAGCTCGTGACCCACAAGGCACGGTCGATCCGGATCTGGCCGTCGAGCAGGCGAAACAGCTGTACGACGCCGGCGAAGGTAAACTCGGTACCGACGAGGCTGTGTTTTATAAGATCCTCGCCCATGCCTCCTACGATCAGCTGGAGATCGTGTTCGATGAGTATAAAAGTCTGTCGGGACGCACTATCGAGCAAGCACTGAAGGCAGAACTCAGTGGCGAACTGTACGATGCGCTAAGTGCCATCGTCGAGTGTGTCCAGATGGCACCGCACTTTTTCGCCAAACGGCTGCACAAGGCAATGGACGGCCTTGGCACCGACGATGCGACACTGATCCGGATCATCGTGTCGCGCTCGGAGATTGATTTGCAGAACATTAAGGATGAGTTTGAGCAGATGTACGACAAAACCCTCACCAGTGCCGTAAAG AGCGAAACATCCGGCGACTACAAACGTGCACTTTGCGCTTTGATTGGAGAGGCATAA